One Streptomyces coeruleorubidus DNA segment encodes these proteins:
- a CDS encoding activator-dependent family glycosyltransferase — MKVLVTAFAMDAHFNGVVPLAWALRAAGHDVRVASQPALTDSITRAGLTAVPVGTDHQVQAAMGAMAPGVFALHRNPDYLENRPELLDLEFLEASTSMLTAAFYAQINNDSMIDEMVDFAAWWRPDLVVWEPFTFAGAVAAQVTGAAQARLLWGPDLFLRVHDRFQQVLHEVPAERRDDALEEWLTWTLERHGAAFGPEVISGHWTIDQMPPSVRFATARPTVPMRFVPYNGPVPAVVPPWLRADPGRPRVLLTQGITERSTGFTGLPRAGELLASIAELDAEVVATVKAEEREGLPPLPGNVRVVDSLSLHVVLPSCAAVVHHGGAGTWATAALHGVPQLALAWQWDDVFRAGQLEKLGAGIFLPPHGEGASAGRVRDRLAQVLAEPSFRQGAARIRAEMLRTPAPGAVVPTLEQLTARHRAPAGQGVRH; from the coding sequence ATGAAGGTGCTCGTGACGGCGTTCGCCATGGACGCGCACTTCAACGGTGTGGTGCCGCTCGCCTGGGCGCTGCGGGCGGCCGGGCACGACGTCCGGGTGGCGAGCCAGCCCGCTCTCACCGACAGCATCACCCGCGCTGGACTCACGGCTGTACCGGTGGGTACGGACCACCAGGTGCAGGCGGCGATGGGGGCCATGGCGCCCGGCGTGTTCGCGCTGCACCGGAACCCGGACTACCTGGAGAACCGGCCGGAGCTGCTCGACCTGGAGTTCCTCGAAGCGTCCACGTCCATGCTGACGGCGGCGTTCTACGCCCAGATCAACAACGACTCCATGATCGACGAGATGGTGGACTTCGCCGCCTGGTGGCGGCCCGACCTGGTCGTCTGGGAGCCCTTCACCTTCGCCGGCGCGGTGGCGGCCCAGGTGACCGGCGCGGCGCAGGCCCGCCTGCTGTGGGGCCCGGACCTCTTCCTGCGGGTGCACGACCGGTTCCAGCAGGTGCTGCACGAGGTGCCGGCCGAGCGCCGGGACGACGCCCTGGAGGAGTGGCTGACGTGGACGCTGGAGCGGCACGGTGCGGCCTTCGGGCCCGAGGTGATCAGCGGCCACTGGACGATCGACCAGATGCCACCGAGCGTGCGGTTCGCCACGGCCCGCCCGACGGTGCCGATGCGGTTCGTCCCGTACAACGGCCCGGTCCCGGCGGTGGTGCCGCCGTGGCTGCGGGCGGATCCGGGGCGCCCGAGGGTCCTGCTCACCCAGGGCATCACGGAGCGCTCGACGGGCTTCACCGGGCTGCCCCGGGCCGGTGAGCTGCTGGCCTCGATCGCGGAGCTGGACGCCGAGGTGGTCGCCACGGTCAAGGCCGAGGAGCGCGAGGGCCTGCCGCCTCTGCCCGGGAACGTGCGGGTGGTGGACAGCCTGTCCCTGCACGTCGTCCTGCCGAGCTGCGCGGCCGTCGTGCACCACGGCGGCGCCGGCACCTGGGCGACGGCGGCGCTGCACGGGGTGCCTCAGCTTGCCCTCGCCTGGCAGTGGGACGACGTCTTCCGGGCCGGGCAGCTGGAGAAGCTGGGCGCGGGGATCTTCCTCCCGCCGCACGGCGAGGGCGCCTCGGCCGGCCGGGTCAGGGACAGGCTGGCTCAGGTACTGGCCGAGCCGTCCTTCCGGCAGGGCGCGGCGCGGATCCGCGCGGAGATGCTGCGGACCCCGGCACCCGGTGCGGTGGTGCCGACGCTGGAACAGCTGACGGCCCGGCACCGTGCGCCGGCCGGGCAGGGCGTCCGGCACTAG
- a CDS encoding cytochrome P450 family protein — protein MPTPTSAPPAAPTDSELGRHLLTVRGFHFVFGALGDPYARRLRGEADHLSLGEQVRDRGPLHRSALGTWVTADGGISARLLDDPLLGPRHPASEGPQEHVLENVWETWRTCHVTPLGEDLLTPAAADYDRLAALLGPVLGPRTCTAWQVDAERAVHRVLDGLPPHFDVVSDLARPAIAGSLAAVLGLPDEARAELPDLLAACGPVLDSALCPPRLPVARAMTRALRRVRELMAAAVANHPTAPADGAVSALLAVDPDGGRDPGDTVTAAVLSTVVGAETAIATVANAVMALLKHDEQWSLLRADPGRAADAVEETLRWAPPVTLRSLITQGEVQIGGETLEADQHVVVLVDAAQRDPALYEDPDRFRLDRPRSPGFTHMALAGRDHLGLVAPLVRVQCTAVLRAVAERLPGLRAEGDPLRRGRSPVVRAPLSLRLAQK, from the coding sequence ATGCCCACACCCACGTCCGCGCCGCCGGCCGCCCCGACCGACAGCGAGCTGGGGCGCCATCTGCTGACCGTGCGCGGCTTCCACTTCGTCTTCGGCGCGCTGGGCGACCCCTATGCCCGGCGACTGCGCGGCGAGGCCGATCATCTGTCCCTCGGTGAGCAGGTCCGCGACCGGGGCCCGCTCCACCGCAGTGCGCTGGGCACGTGGGTGACGGCGGACGGCGGAATATCGGCCCGCCTGCTGGACGATCCGCTGCTGGGTCCCCGGCACCCCGCCTCAGAGGGCCCGCAGGAGCACGTTCTCGAGAACGTCTGGGAGACCTGGCGGACCTGTCACGTCACTCCGCTCGGCGAGGACCTGCTGACGCCGGCCGCCGCCGACTACGACCGTCTCGCAGCCCTGCTCGGTCCGGTCCTCGGGCCCCGTACGTGCACCGCGTGGCAGGTCGACGCGGAGCGTGCGGTGCACCGGGTGCTGGACGGCCTGCCGCCGCACTTCGACGTGGTATCGGATCTGGCCCGGCCTGCGATCGCGGGCTCGCTCGCCGCCGTCCTGGGTCTCCCGGACGAAGCACGGGCGGAACTGCCGGACCTGCTGGCCGCCTGCGGCCCGGTGCTCGACTCCGCCCTCTGCCCGCCGCGCCTCCCGGTGGCCCGGGCGATGACGCGGGCGCTGCGCCGCGTCCGGGAGCTGATGGCGGCGGCCGTGGCCAACCACCCCACCGCACCGGCCGACGGTGCGGTGAGCGCCCTGCTGGCCGTGGACCCCGACGGCGGACGCGATCCCGGGGACACCGTCACGGCCGCAGTGCTGAGCACGGTGGTCGGGGCCGAGACAGCGATCGCCACCGTGGCGAACGCCGTCATGGCTCTGCTGAAGCACGACGAGCAGTGGTCGCTGCTGCGGGCCGATCCCGGCAGGGCGGCGGACGCGGTCGAGGAGACCCTCCGCTGGGCACCGCCTGTGACGCTGCGCAGCCTGATCACCCAGGGAGAGGTTCAGATCGGTGGCGAGACGCTGGAGGCGGACCAGCACGTGGTGGTGCTGGTCGACGCCGCCCAGCGGGACCCGGCGCTGTACGAGGACCCGGACCGATTCCGTCTAGACCGCCCCCGTAGCCCCGGTTTCACGCACATGGCCCTGGCGGGCCGGGACCATCTGGGGCTGGTCGCCCCGCTCGTCCGCGTGCAGTGCACCGCCGTCCTGCGGGCGGTGGCCGAACGGCTGCCCGGGCTGCGGGCCGAGGGCGATCCGCTGCGGCGCGGGCGCTCCCCTGTGGTCCGCGCCCCGCTCTCGCTGCGGCTGGCCCAGAAGTGA
- a CDS encoding transposase domain-containing protein, whose translation MRVVVYFVLAFAFFERSSCQAVRAKLTAGLGVVPVARPCASLLSRARCRVGSAPLRRLFAILSGPVADEASPAPSAGACAWSPWTA comes from the coding sequence GTGCGCGTCGTGGTGTACTTCGTGCTCGCCTTCGCCTTCTTCGAGCGGTCCTCCTGCCAGGCGGTACGGGCCAAGCTCACGGCCGGGCTCGGCGTCGTGCCGGTAGCGCGCCCGTGCGCCTCGTTGCTGTCGCGGGCGAGGTGCCGTGTGGGCAGCGCACCGCTGCGCCGCCTGTTCGCGATTCTTTCCGGCCCGGTCGCCGACGAGGCCAGTCCCGCACCTTCTGCCGGGGCTTGCGCCTGGTCGCCGTGGACGGCATGA
- a CDS encoding ATP-binding cassette domain-containing protein, producing MQQQAIQIIGARENNLKGISVEVPKHKVTVFTGVSGSGKSSLVFDTIAAESQRQLNETFTAFVRNRLPKYGQPDVDDIANLSAAVIIDQKRIGGNARSTVGTITDIYALLRLLYSRVGKPWIGYSNAFSFNDPSGMCPDCEGLGHRVQVDLDKLLDRSKSLNEGAIRHPAFNVGGWFWKLYANSGLFDNDKKLRDYTESEWQAFLYGAQGSIALEWQGGKINSKYEGLMDKFNRLYLRKEPDEMSAKNRVALEQVVTRGPCDTCKGQRLSQQALGCRINGRNIAELASLEIADLMEAVKKVDTSSVSTLTASLIERLQHLIELGLGYLSLNRETSTLSGGESQRIKMVRHLNSSLVDMVYIFDEPTIGLHPSDVQRLSRLLMELAEKGNTVLVVEHDRDIIEMAEHVIDIGPGAGRHGGEIVYQGDVRGLTEADTPTGRFLRRIIPIKERFREPRGHLEVTGARIHNLKDISVRIPLGVLTAVTGPAGSGKSTLIHDVLLRQHPSAVVIDQSAVTTNRRSNPATYTGIMDEIRRLFARENQVSPSLFSFNSEGACPTCQGHGIIYTDLAFMDPMITTCEVCAGMRFTDDVLRLTLRGQNIHDVLSMSAAEAAEFFTEPKVAKTLRSINQVGLGYLQLGQPLNTLSGGECQRIKLATELGKRGSVYVMDEPTTGLHMSDVDSLVHLVDGLVEKGNSVIVIEHNLDVVKHADWVVDLGPGGGSEGGRVIFEGTPADLAEAEHSVTGRFLAASLAGAGSEADHRARR from the coding sequence ATGCAGCAGCAGGCTATTCAGATCATCGGTGCCCGTGAGAACAACCTCAAGGGCATCTCCGTGGAGGTGCCGAAACACAAGGTCACCGTGTTCACGGGGGTATCGGGATCGGGAAAGTCGTCCTTGGTATTCGACACAATCGCGGCGGAATCCCAACGGCAGCTCAATGAGACGTTCACTGCGTTCGTGCGCAATCGCCTGCCCAAATACGGTCAGCCCGACGTGGACGACATCGCTAACCTCTCCGCTGCGGTGATCATCGATCAGAAGCGGATCGGGGGGAACGCGCGGTCCACCGTCGGGACGATCACCGACATCTACGCCTTGCTCCGGCTGCTCTATTCCCGGGTGGGCAAGCCCTGGATTGGTTATTCGAACGCCTTCTCGTTCAACGACCCCTCGGGAATGTGCCCCGATTGCGAGGGCCTCGGCCACCGGGTGCAGGTCGACCTCGACAAGCTGCTCGACAGGTCCAAGTCCCTCAATGAAGGCGCCATCCGGCATCCCGCCTTCAATGTCGGTGGCTGGTTCTGGAAGCTGTACGCCAATTCCGGCCTCTTCGACAACGACAAGAAGCTCCGCGACTACACCGAGAGCGAGTGGCAGGCGTTCCTGTACGGGGCCCAGGGGTCGATCGCTCTGGAGTGGCAGGGCGGCAAGATCAACTCCAAGTACGAAGGGCTGATGGACAAGTTCAACCGGCTCTACCTGCGCAAGGAGCCGGACGAGATGAGCGCCAAGAACCGGGTGGCGCTGGAGCAGGTCGTCACCCGGGGGCCCTGCGACACCTGCAAGGGGCAACGGCTCAGCCAGCAGGCGCTCGGCTGCCGCATCAACGGCCGGAACATCGCCGAACTAGCCTCCCTGGAGATCGCCGACCTGATGGAGGCGGTCAAGAAGGTCGACACGTCCTCCGTCTCCACCCTGACGGCCAGTCTGATCGAGCGGCTCCAGCACCTCATCGAACTGGGGCTGGGATACCTCAGCCTCAACCGTGAGACCTCCACGCTCTCCGGCGGCGAGTCGCAGCGCATCAAGATGGTGCGTCACCTGAACAGTTCGCTCGTCGACATGGTGTACATCTTCGACGAGCCCACGATCGGCCTGCACCCCAGCGACGTCCAGCGGCTCAGCCGGCTCCTGATGGAACTGGCCGAGAAGGGCAACACCGTGCTGGTGGTCGAGCACGACCGCGACATCATCGAGATGGCCGAGCACGTCATCGACATCGGGCCCGGGGCCGGGCGGCACGGAGGCGAGATCGTCTACCAGGGCGACGTCCGGGGCCTCACCGAGGCGGACACGCCGACCGGACGGTTCCTCCGCAGGATCATCCCGATCAAGGAGCGATTCCGCGAGCCCAGGGGACACCTGGAGGTGACGGGAGCCCGGATCCACAACCTCAAGGACATCAGCGTACGGATTCCGCTCGGCGTACTGACCGCCGTCACCGGACCGGCTGGCTCCGGCAAGAGCACGCTCATCCACGACGTACTGCTGCGGCAGCACCCCTCGGCGGTCGTCATCGACCAGTCCGCGGTCACCACCAACCGGCGTTCGAACCCGGCGACCTACACCGGCATCATGGACGAGATCCGCAGGCTGTTCGCCCGCGAGAACCAGGTCAGCCCCTCACTGTTCAGCTTCAACTCCGAGGGCGCCTGCCCCACCTGCCAGGGACACGGCATCATCTACACCGACCTCGCCTTCATGGATCCGATGATCACGACCTGCGAGGTCTGTGCGGGGATGCGTTTCACCGATGACGTCCTGCGCCTGACCCTGCGCGGGCAGAACATCCACGACGTGCTGTCGATGAGCGCCGCTGAGGCGGCCGAGTTCTTCACCGAACCCAAGGTCGCCAAGACCCTCCGTTCCATCAACCAGGTCGGCCTCGGCTATCTCCAGCTCGGGCAGCCGCTCAACACCCTCTCCGGCGGCGAGTGCCAGCGCATCAAGCTCGCCACGGAGCTCGGGAAGAGGGGCAGCGTCTACGTCATGGACGAGCCCACCACCGGACTCCACATGTCCGACGTCGACAGCCTCGTACACCTGGTCGACGGCCTAGTCGAGAAGGGGAACTCGGTCATCGTCATCGAGCACAATCTCGACGTCGTCAAGCACGCGGACTGGGTCGTCGACCTCGGCCCCGGAGGCGGCAGCGAGGGCGGCCGGGTGATCTTTGAGGGCACCCCCGCCGACCTGGCGGAGGCCGAGCACTCCGTCACTGGGCGGTTCCTCGCCGCGTCCCTGGCGGGCGCCGGTTCCGAGGCCGACCACCGGGCCCGGCGCTGA
- a CDS encoding CopG family transcriptional regulator — MSEPTGKYSITMPRDIAEAAKARSGPSGLSAYVAAAVARQIERDSLNELIQVAEAEHGPVTDEEIQTLRDQLHQARQEQTQDGTNAA, encoded by the coding sequence ATGAGCGAGCCTACCGGCAAGTATTCGATCACTATGCCGCGCGACATCGCCGAAGCCGCCAAGGCCCGCAGCGGCCCCTCCGGGCTGTCCGCCTACGTGGCCGCCGCCGTGGCCCGTCAGATCGAACGCGACAGTCTCAACGAGCTCATCCAGGTCGCCGAGGCCGAGCACGGGCCCGTCACGGACGAGGAGATCCAGACTCTCCGCGATCAGCTCCACCAGGCCCGGCAGGAACAGACACAGGACGGGACGAACGCCGCGTGA